A single Gasterosteus aculeatus chromosome 2, fGasAcu3.hap1.1, whole genome shotgun sequence DNA region contains:
- the LOC144386402 gene encoding uncharacterized protein LOC144386402 — MLCLREVMRPLQTSNYAHPDSGKMRKLTLTAGLCLIIASLGLPGQARPGNPCYGGQNGPYPNPADPHTFFNCDWGNVYLQKCPANLVYNHAIKACDYPTNTYGGHTTTTPTTTTSPPTTTPMTTTSPPTTTPITTTSPPTTTIATTTTSSTSHKNPCYGGQNGPYPNPADPHTFFNCDWGNVYLQKCPANLVYNHAIKACDYPTNTYGGHTTTTPTTTTSPPTTTPMTTTSPPTTTPITTTSPPTTTIATTTTSSTSHKNPCYGGQNGPYPNPADPHTFFNCDWGNVYLQKCPANLVYNHAKKACDYPVHHYTQHPTTTPTTTTSPPTTTPMTTTSPPTTTPITTTSPPTTTIATTTTSSTSHKNPCYGGQNGPYPNPADPHTFFNCDWGNVYLQKCPANLVYNHAKKACDYPVHHYTQHPTTTPTTTTSPPTTTPMTTTSPPTTTPITTTSPPTTTIATTTTSSTSHKNPCYGGQNGPYPNPADPHTFFNCDWGNVYLQKCPANLVYNHAIKACDYPVNHYY; from the exons CTCATCCAGACAGTGGCAAAATGCGCAAGCTCACTCTAACTGCAG GTCTCTGTTTGATCATCGCCAGCTTGG GTTTACCTGGCCAAGCAAGACCTGGAAACCCCTGTTATGGAGGACAAAATGGGCCATACCCCAACCCTGCAGATCCACATACGTTTTTCAACTGTGATTGGGGAAACGTCTACCTCCAAAAATGCCCAGCAAATTTGGTGTATAATCATGCCATAAAGGCTTGTGACTATCCCACAAACACGTATGGAGGACATACTACTACAACTCCCACGACTACCACCAGTCCTCCCACCACAACTCCAATGACTACAACCAGTCCGCCGACCACAACCCCCATCACTACAACCAGTCCTCCTACCACGACAATtgcgacaacaacaaccagcagTACCTCTCATAAAAACCCCTGTTATGGAGGACAAAATGGGCCATACCCCAACCCTGCAGATCCACATACGTTTTTCAACTGTGATTGGGGAAACGTCTACCTCCAAAAATGCCCAGCAAATTTGGTGTATAATCATGCCATAAAGGCTTGTGACTATCCCACAAACACGTATGGAGGACATACTACTACAACTCCCACGACTACCACCAGTCCTCCCACCACAACTCCAATGACTACAACCAGTCCGCCGACCACAACCCCCATCACTACAACCAGTCCTCCTACCACGACAATtgcgacaacaacaaccagcagTACCTCTCATAAAAACCCCTGTTATGGAGGACAAAATGGGCCATACCCCAACCCTGCAGATCCACATACGTTTTTCAACTGTGATTGGGGAAACGTCTACCTCCAAAAATGCCCAGCAAATTTGGTGTATAATCATGCCAAAAAGGCTTGTGACTACCCCGTACACCATTATACACAACATCCTACTACAACTCCCACGACTACCACCAGTCCTCCCACCACAACTCCAATGACTACAACCAGTCCGCCGACCACAACTCCCATCACTACAACCAGTCCTCCTACCACGACAATtgcgacaacaacaaccagcagTACCTCTCATAAAAACCCCTGTTATGGAGGACAAAATGGGCCATACCCCAACCCTGCAGATCCACATACGTTTTTCAACTGTGATTGGGGAAACGTCTACCTCCAAAAATGCCCAGCAAATTTGGTGTATAATCATGCCAAAAAGGCTTGTGACTACCCCGTACACCATTATACACAACATCCTACTACAACTCCCACGACTACCACCAGTCCTCCCACCACAACTCCAATGACTACAACCAGTCCGCCGACCACAACTCCCATCACTACAACCAGTCCTCCTACCACGACAATTGCGACAACAACAACTAGCAGTACCTCTCATAAAAACCCCTGTTATGGAGGACAAAATGGGCCATACCCCAACCCTGCAGATCCACATACGTTTTTCAACTGTGATTGGGGAAACGTCTACCTCCAAAAATGCCCAGCAAATTTGGTGTATAATCATGCCATAAAGGCTTGTGACTATCCCGTAAACCATTATTATTGA
- the LOC144386404 gene encoding uncharacterized protein LOC144386404 produces the protein MRKLTLTAGLCLIIASLGLPGQARILPAYQRPGNPCYGGQNGPYPNPADPHTFFNCDWGNVYLQKCPTNLVYNHAKKACDYPVHPYYTQHPTTTPTTTTSPPTTTPMTTTSPPTTTPITTTSPPTTTIATTTTSSTSHKNPCYGGQNGPYPNPADPHTFFNCDWGNVYLQNCPANLVYNHAKKACDYPVHPYYTQHPTTTPTTTTSPPTTTPMTTTSPPTTTPITTTSPPTTTIATTTTTSSTSHKNPCYGGQNGPYPNPADPHTFFNCDWGNVYLQKCPANLVYNHAKKACDYPIHPYYTQHPTTTPTTTTSPPTTTSMTTTSPPTTTIATTTTSSTSHKNPCYGGQNGPYPNPADPHTFFNCDWGNVYLQKCPANLVYNHAKKACDYPVNHYY, from the exons ATGCGCAAGCTCACTCTAACTGCAG GTCTCTGTTTGATCATCGCCAGCTTGG GTTTACCTGGCCAAGCAAGAATTCTTCCAGCTTACCAAAGACCTGGAAACCCCTGTTATGGAGGACAAAATGGGCCATACCCCAACCCTGCAGATCCACATACGTTTTTCAACTGTGATTGGGGAAACGTCTACCTCCAAAAATGCCCAACAAATTTGGTGTATAATCATGCCAAAAAGGCTTGTGACTATCCCGTACACCCTTATTATACACAACATCCTACTACAACTCCCACGACTACCACCAGTCCTCCCACCACAACTCCAATGACTACAACCAGTCCGCCAACCACAACTCCCATCACTACAACCAGTCCTCCTACCACGACAATtgcgacaacaacaaccagcagTACCTCTCATAAAAACCCCTGTTATGGAGGACAAAATGGGCCATACCCCAACCCTGCAGATCCACATACGTTTTTCAACTGTGATTGGGGAAACGTCTACCTCCAAAATTGCCCAGCAAATTTGGTGTATAATCATGCCAAAAAGGCTTGTGACTATCCCGTACACCCTTATTATACACAACATCCTACTACAACTCCCACGACTACCACCAGTCCTCCCACCACAACTCCAATGACTACAACCAGTCCGCCAACCACAACTCCCATCACTACAACCAGTCCTCCTACCACGACAAttgcgacaacaacaacaaccagcagTACCTCTCATAAAAACCCCTGTTATGGAGGACAAAATGGGCCATACCCCAACCCTGCCGATCCACATACGTTTTTCAACTGTGATTGGGGAAACGTCTACCTCCAAAAATGCCCAGCAAATTTGGTGTATAATCATGCCAAAAAGGCTTGTGACTACCCCATACACCCTTATTATACACAACATCCTACTACAACTCCTACGACTACCACCAGTCCTCCCACCACAACTTCAATGACTACAACCAGTCCTCCTACCACGACAATtgcgacaacaacaaccagcagTACCTCTCATAAAAACCCCTGTTATGGAGGACAAAATGGGCCATACCCCAATCCTGCAGATCCACATACGTTTTTCAACTGTGATTGGGGAAACGTCTACCTCCAAAAATGCCCAGCAAATTTGGTGTATAATCATGCCAAAAAGGCTTGTGACTATCCCGTAAACCATTAttattga